One window from the genome of Pseudonocardia hierapolitana encodes:
- a CDS encoding RNA polymerase sigma factor: MAEADVRRTIEAVWRIESARLIAGAARLVRDVGLAEDLAQEALVAALEDWPESGVPKNPGAWLMATAKHRGIDRLRRADVHQRKIEELGREAEIHPQKTAEPDADDPFDDDLLRLVFIACHPVISTEARVALTLRLLCGLTTREIARAYLVSESTVAQRIVRAKRTLSAARVPFEIPARGELRERVASVLEVIYLIFNEGYSATSGDTVIRPELMEEALRLGRILAELLPREAEVHGLVALMELQASRTRARISPSGGQVLLLDQDRSRWDWLLVGRGLAALERAYATGGPIGPYTLQAGIAACHSRARAAEDTDWERIVALYDGLAQLMPSPVVELNRAVAIGMAFGPRAALEVVETLREDPALDGYYLLPTVRGDLLEKLGRHAEAAAEFERAALLTANTRQRAALLERAAACHT; the protein is encoded by the coding sequence ATGGCGGAGGCCGACGTCCGGCGCACCATCGAGGCCGTGTGGCGGATCGAGTCCGCACGCCTGATCGCGGGCGCCGCCCGCCTGGTGCGGGACGTCGGCCTCGCCGAGGACCTCGCCCAGGAGGCGCTCGTCGCCGCCCTGGAGGACTGGCCCGAGTCGGGCGTCCCGAAGAACCCGGGCGCCTGGCTCATGGCCACGGCCAAGCACCGCGGCATCGACCGGCTGCGCCGAGCGGACGTCCACCAACGCAAGATCGAGGAACTCGGCCGGGAGGCGGAGATCCATCCGCAGAAGACCGCGGAGCCCGACGCGGACGACCCGTTCGACGACGATCTCCTGCGGCTCGTCTTCATCGCGTGCCACCCCGTCATCTCCACAGAGGCGCGGGTGGCGCTCACGCTCCGGCTCCTGTGCGGGTTGACGACCAGGGAGATCGCGCGGGCATACCTGGTGTCGGAGTCCACCGTGGCCCAGCGCATCGTCCGGGCGAAGCGGACGCTGTCCGCGGCCCGGGTGCCGTTCGAGATCCCCGCGCGAGGTGAGCTGCGGGAGCGCGTCGCCTCGGTGCTCGAGGTCATCTACCTGATCTTCAACGAGGGCTACTCCGCCACTTCCGGCGACACCGTGATCCGGCCCGAACTGATGGAGGAGGCTTTGCGGCTCGGGCGCATCCTCGCCGAACTGCTTCCTCGCGAGGCCGAGGTCCACGGCCTCGTCGCGCTGATGGAACTGCAGGCATCGCGCACCCGGGCCCGGATCTCGCCGTCGGGCGGCCAGGTGCTGCTGCTCGACCAGGACCGCTCGCGCTGGGACTGGCTCCTCGTCGGACGCGGGCTCGCCGCGCTGGAGCGTGCCTACGCGACCGGCGGCCCGATCGGCCCCTACACGTTGCAGGCCGGCATCGCGGCCTGTCATTCCCGGGCCCGGGCGGCCGAGGACACCGACTGGGAGCGGATCGTCGCGCTCTACGACGGGCTGGCCCAGCTCATGCCCTCGCCGGTGGTGGAGCTCAACCGGGCCGTGGCCATCGGGATGGCGTTCGGCCCGCGGGCGGCGCTCGAGGTCGTGGAGACCCTCCGGGAGGACCCCGCGCTCGACGGTTACTACCTGCTGCCCACCGTCCGCGGGGACCTGCTGGAGAAGCTGGGCCGCCATGCTGAGGCCGCTGCCGAGTTCGAGCGAGCAGCGCTGCTCACCGCCAACACGCGGCAACGGGCCGCGTTGCTGGAACGGGCAGCGGCCTGTCACACCTGA
- a CDS encoding YciI family protein produces MRVMVLIKATEQSEAGELPSQELLEQMTAYNEELVKAGVILGGDGLHPSSKGVRVEFAGSERKVIDGPFAETKELLAGYWVWQVKSMDEAIEWVKRIPNPTGEQSLVEIRPVFEAEDFGDALTPELREKDAQLRAQVEGD; encoded by the coding sequence ATGCGAGTCATGGTGCTCATCAAGGCCACCGAGCAGAGCGAGGCCGGCGAGCTGCCGAGCCAGGAGCTGCTCGAGCAGATGACGGCCTACAACGAGGAGCTGGTGAAGGCCGGTGTGATCCTCGGCGGCGACGGCCTGCACCCCAGTTCGAAGGGGGTGCGCGTCGAGTTCGCCGGCAGCGAGCGGAAGGTGATCGACGGGCCGTTCGCCGAGACGAAGGAGCTGCTCGCGGGCTACTGGGTCTGGCAGGTCAAGTCGATGGACGAGGCCATCGAGTGGGTCAAGCGGATCCCGAACCCGACGGGCGAGCAGTCCCTGGTGGAGATCCGTCCGGTCTTCGAGGCAGAGGACTTCGGCGACGCGCTCACACCGGAGCTGCGCGAGAAGGACGCGCAGCTGCGGGCCCAGGTCGAGGGCGACTGA